From a single Streptomyces sp. 1331.2 genomic region:
- a CDS encoding histidine phosphatase family protein: protein MPARIVLVRHGETEWSATGRHTGRTDIPLTDEGRAMARALGARLAKAPWNGLPDALVYTSPLGRAKETCALAGFGDRAVDRPELMEWDYGQYEGRTGVDIRATDHPGWLIWRDGVPGGEKLSEVAARVDAFLADLNQEHGVPEPDTTQMHCADRDVVLFAHGHLLRILAARWLGLPPEFAQRFKLGTAALCVLSWEYGAPAVEIWNDLSHLDGLNAGH from the coding sequence CGAGACCGAGTGGTCCGCCACCGGCCGACACACCGGCCGCACCGACATCCCGCTGACCGACGAAGGCCGCGCGATGGCCCGGGCCCTCGGCGCCCGCCTCGCCAAGGCCCCCTGGAACGGGCTGCCGGACGCGCTCGTCTACACCAGCCCGCTCGGCCGTGCCAAGGAGACCTGCGCGCTGGCCGGCTTCGGCGACCGCGCGGTGGACCGCCCCGAGCTGATGGAGTGGGACTACGGCCAGTACGAGGGCCGCACCGGCGTGGACATCCGCGCCACCGACCACCCCGGCTGGCTGATCTGGCGGGACGGCGTGCCCGGTGGCGAGAAGCTCTCCGAGGTGGCCGCCCGGGTGGACGCCTTCCTCGCCGACCTCAACCAGGAGCACGGCGTCCCGGAGCCGGACACCACCCAGATGCACTGCGCCGACCGGGACGTCGTCCTGTTCGCGCACGGCCACCTGCTGCGCATCCTGGCCGCCCGCTGGCTGGGCCTGCCGCCCGAGTTCGCCCAGCGGTTCAAGCTCGGCACGGCCGCACTCTGCGTGCTGTCCTGGGAGTACGGCGCCCCGGCCGTGGAGATCTGGAACGACCTCTCCCACCTGGACGGCCTGAACGCCGGGCACTGA
- a CDS encoding transcriptional regulator, which produces MAATPPAEPNRPSPNAVMRALRGDRSPGEFAMAVRRAAREIGEHVSCDARYIGRVESGEIRCPNYAYERVFRHMWPDRTLTDLGFAPRTSVRRRPADGGGRAEPPPLHPPFPPLPAPRSPLSTQLPYAASPYADPTVPDGPRWPSPGAVPRGPDGSPYLDEENDDVRRRTFLAGGTTALATVIGIDRTAAAAGRPAGTDGASGVLTGQGALPGAEFAAPSLLAGEPLLGTDRVVPGRPGPVPTLRRVGAAEVLGVEQAVRDIRLADDAHGADALYELAGQSLRNAYVLLNEGEYSAETERRLQAGAGELAISVGWLAHDSNRLADARSFYAEALATARMAGDSALEAHVFCNSAFLARDAGRPREALRAAQAGQVAARELGSCRLLALLAMREAGAWALLQDRTSCERALGRAYALFDRGTAEGDPEWMSFFGEAEIAGLQSQCWSALGDWDRASEQAGLAIALQKPHFVRNRVLYTAELAHDRLGRGDLAGAAHHGSSAVALFGDVRSARIRSMLADTAGRLRPHAGVPEVRRFLAEYERAAA; this is translated from the coding sequence ATGGCAGCCACCCCACCGGCCGAGCCGAACCGACCGTCCCCCAACGCCGTCATGCGCGCGCTGCGCGGCGACCGCTCCCCCGGCGAGTTCGCCATGGCGGTGCGCCGGGCCGCCCGCGAGATCGGCGAGCACGTCTCCTGCGACGCCCGCTACATCGGGCGGGTCGAGTCCGGTGAGATCCGCTGCCCCAACTACGCCTACGAGCGGGTCTTCCGGCACATGTGGCCGGACCGCACGCTCACCGACCTCGGCTTCGCCCCCCGCACGTCCGTCCGCCGGCGCCCGGCGGACGGCGGCGGACGGGCCGAACCGCCCCCGCTCCACCCGCCGTTCCCGCCCCTGCCCGCCCCGCGCTCACCACTCTCCACTCAACTCCCGTACGCTGCCTCGCCGTACGCGGATCCAACCGTTCCGGACGGCCCCCGCTGGCCGAGTCCCGGCGCGGTGCCCCGGGGGCCCGATGGATCGCCCTATCTCGACGAGGAGAACGACGACGTGCGTCGCCGTACGTTCCTGGCCGGCGGCACCACCGCGCTGGCCACCGTGATCGGCATCGACCGAACGGCCGCGGCCGCCGGTCGACCGGCCGGTACCGACGGCGCCTCCGGTGTGCTCACCGGCCAAGGCGCCCTTCCCGGTGCGGAGTTCGCCGCACCGTCACTGCTGGCCGGCGAGCCGCTGCTCGGCACCGACCGGGTGGTGCCCGGCCGGCCCGGGCCGGTGCCGACCCTGCGCAGGGTCGGCGCCGCCGAGGTGCTCGGGGTCGAACAGGCCGTCCGGGACATCCGGTTGGCCGACGACGCGCACGGCGCCGACGCCCTGTACGAGCTCGCCGGGCAGTCGCTGCGCAACGCGTACGTCCTGCTCAACGAGGGCGAGTACAGCGCCGAGACGGAACGCCGGCTCCAGGCCGGAGCGGGCGAACTCGCCATCTCGGTGGGCTGGTTGGCACACGACTCGAACCGGCTCGCGGACGCCCGCTCGTTCTACGCCGAGGCGCTGGCCACCGCCCGGATGGCCGGGGACTCCGCACTGGAGGCACACGTCTTCTGCAACAGCGCCTTCCTCGCCCGGGACGCCGGCCGCCCGCGCGAGGCGCTGCGTGCCGCCCAGGCCGGGCAGGTCGCCGCCCGGGAGCTGGGCTCCTGCCGGCTGCTCGCGCTGCTGGCCATGCGCGAGGCCGGCGCCTGGGCCCTGCTGCAGGACCGCACCTCCTGCGAACGCGCGCTCGGCCGGGCGTACGCGCTGTTCGACCGCGGCACCGCCGAGGGCGATCCGGAGTGGATGTCCTTCTTCGGCGAGGCCGAGATCGCCGGCCTCCAGTCGCAGTGCTGGTCCGCGCTCGGCGACTGGGACCGCGCCAGCGAGCAGGCCGGGCTGGCCATAGCGCTGCAGAAGCCGCACTTCGTCCGCAACCGGGTGCTGTACACCGCCGAGCTGGCCCACGACCGGCTCGGCCGGGGGGACCTGGCGGGCGCGGCGCACCACGGCTCGTCCGCCGTCGCGCTGTTCGGTGACGTCCGCTCGGCCCGGATCCGGAGCATGCTGGCGGACACCGCCGGGCGGCTGCGCCCGCACGCCGGGGTGCCCGAGGTGCGCCGGTTCCTGGCCGAGTACGAGCGGGCGGCCGCCTAG
- a CDS encoding spermidine synthase: protein MGRSRNKAARGSETVDTSGPDGRTHAQGPLTRPVGSGLAELRPDRDRPAAWSLLIDGAPQSLVDLADPTHLGFEYQRRLGHLIDLVAPPGRPLTVLHLGGGALTLARYVAATRPRSRQQVAEIDTALTELVRTELPLDRGWQIKVRGADARSVLERTPEGTVDLVITDVFSGARTPAHCTTVEFTTLAARALAPGGWYAANIADGAALPFARSQVATLGAVFPELCLIADPAVLRGKRFGNLVLAAAHTPLPVADLTRRAASDPAHARVEHGRPLTDFAAGATPATDATAAPSPEPPPGVFH, encoded by the coding sequence ATGGGACGAAGCAGGAACAAGGCCGCCCGCGGCAGCGAGACGGTGGACACCAGCGGGCCGGACGGACGCACCCACGCCCAGGGCCCGCTCACCCGTCCCGTCGGCTCCGGCCTGGCCGAACTGCGGCCCGACCGCGACCGCCCCGCCGCCTGGTCGCTGCTGATCGACGGCGCCCCGCAGTCCCTGGTCGACCTCGCCGATCCCACCCACCTCGGCTTCGAGTACCAGCGCCGGCTCGGCCACCTGATCGACCTGGTCGCCCCGCCCGGCCGCCCGCTGACCGTCCTGCACCTCGGCGGCGGTGCCCTCACCCTGGCCCGCTACGTCGCCGCCACCCGGCCGCGCTCCCGCCAGCAGGTCGCCGAGATCGACACCGCGCTCACCGAACTCGTCCGCACCGAACTGCCGTTGGACCGCGGCTGGCAGATCAAGGTGCGCGGCGCGGACGCCCGCAGCGTGCTGGAACGCACCCCCGAGGGCACCGTCGACCTGGTCATCACCGACGTCTTCTCCGGCGCCCGCACCCCGGCCCACTGCACCACCGTCGAGTTCACCACCCTCGCCGCCCGCGCCCTCGCCCCCGGCGGCTGGTACGCCGCCAACATCGCCGACGGCGCCGCCCTGCCCTTCGCCCGCTCCCAGGTCGCCACCCTCGGCGCGGTCTTCCCGGAACTCTGCCTGATCGCCGACCCGGCCGTGCTGCGCGGCAAGCGCTTCGGCAACCTCGTCCTGGCCGCCGCCCACACCCCGCTCCCCGTCGCCGACCTCACCCGCCGCGCGGCCTCCGACCCCGCCCACGCCCGCGTCGAACACGGCCGCCCCCTCACCGACTTCGCCGCCGGAGCCACCCCGGCCACCGACGCCACCGCCGCGCCCTCCCCGGAGCCACCCCCGGGCGTCTTCCACTGA